In Leopardus geoffroyi isolate Oge1 chromosome D1, O.geoffroyi_Oge1_pat1.0, whole genome shotgun sequence, a single window of DNA contains:
- the MAP4K2 gene encoding mitogen-activated protein kinase kinase kinase kinase 2 isoform X1, producing MALLRDVSLQDPRDRFELLQRVGAGTYGDVYKARDTVTSELAAVKIVKVDPGDDTSSLQQEITILRECRHPNVVAYIGSYLRNDRLWICMEFCGGGSLQEIYHATGPLEERQIAYVCREALKGLHHLHSQGKIHRDIKGANLLLTLQGDVKLADFGVAGELTASVAKRRSFIGTPYWMAPEVAAVERKGGYNELCDVWALGITAIELGELQPPLFHLHPMRALMLMSKSSFQPPRLRDKTRWTQNFHHFLKLALTKNPKKRPTAEKLLQHPFTTQQLPRALLTQLLDKANDPHLGTPSPEDCDLEAYDVFPDTIHSRGQHGPAERTPSEIQFHQVKFGAPRRKETDPLNEPWEEEWTLLGKEELSGSLLQSVEEALEERSLTIRPASELQELDSPDDAMGTIKRAPFLGPPPAEPPAEDPLSSPLGTPPPPLPGPNSPPLLPTAWATMKHRDDPERSSCHGLPPTPKVHMGACFSKVFNGCPLRIHAAVTWIHPVTRDQFLVVGAEEGIYTLNLHELHEDTLEKLISHRCTWLYCVNNVLLSLSGKSTHIWAHDLPGLFEQRRLQQQVPLSIPTNRLTQRIIPRRFALSTKIPDTKGCLQCRVVRNPYTGSTFLLAALPASLLLLQWYEPLQKFLLLKNFSSPLPSPAGMLEPLVLDGKELPQVCVGAEGPEGPGCRVLFHVLPLEAGLTPDVLIPPEGLPGTAQQVIQVDRDTVLVCFDRCVRIVNLLGEPTATLAPVLTFDFPIETVVCLQDSVLAFWSHGMQGRSLDTNEVTQEITDETRIFRVLGAHRDIILESIPTDNPGAHSNLYILTGHQSSY from the exons ATGGCGCTGCTGCGGGACGTGTCGCTGCAGGATCCGCGGGACCGCTTCGAGCTGCTGCAGCGCGTGGGGGCCGGGACCTATGGCGACGTCTACAAG GCCCGAGACACGGTCACGTCCGAACTGGCCGCGGTCAAGATAGTCAAGGTAGACCCAG GGGACGACACCAGCTCCCTCCAGCAGGAAATCACCATCCTGCGTGAGTGCCGTCACCCCAATGTGGTGGCCTACATTGGCAGCTACCTCAG GAATGACCGCTTGTGGATCTGCATGGAGTTCTGCGGAGGGGGGTCCCTGCAGGAGATATACCACG CCACCGGGCCCCTGGAGGAACGACAGATTGCCTATGTCTGCCGGGAGGCACTGAAG GGGCTACACCACTTGCATTCTCAGGGGAAGATCCACAGAGACATCAAG GGAGCCAATCTTCTCCTCACCCTCCAGGGAGATGTCAAGCTGG CCGACTTTGGGGTGGCAGGCGAGCTGACGGCATCTGTGGCTAAGAGGAGATCTTTCATTGGGACTCCTTACTG GATGGCCCCGGAGGTGGCCGCCGTGGAACGCAAAGGAGGCTACAACGAGCTATGTGATGTCTGGGCCCTGGGCATCACCGCCATCGAGCTGGGCGAGCTGCAGCCCCCTCTTTTCCATCTGCACCCCATGAG GGCCCTGATGCTCATGTCGAAGAGTAGCTTCCAGCCGCCCAGGCTGCGAGACAAGACTCGCTG GACCCAGAACTTCCACCACTTCCTCAAGCTAGCCTTGACCAAGAACCCCAAGAAGAGGCCAACGGCAGAGAAGCTTCtgcag CACCCATTCACAACCCAGCAGCTCCCTCGGGCTCTGCTCACACAGCTGCTGGACAAAGCCAATGACCCCCACCTCGGAACCCCTTCCCCTGAGGACTGTGATCTCGAG GCTTATGACGTGTTTCCAGACACCATTCACTCCCGGGGTCAGCACGGCCCGGCCGAGAGGACCCCCTCAGAGATCCAGT TTCACCAGGTGAAATTTGGTGCCCCGCGCAGGAAGGAAACGGACCCACTGAACGAGCCG TGGGAGGAGGAGTGGACGCTGCTGGGAAAGGAGGAGCTGAGtgg GAGCCTGCTACAGTCAGTCGAGGAGGCCCTGGAGGAAAG GAGTCTGACCATCCGGCCAGCCTCAGAACTCCAG GAGCTGGACTCCCCAGACGATGCCATGGGAACCATCAAGCGGGCCCCCTTCTTGGGGCCACCCCCTGCTGAGCCTCCAGCTGAAGACCCTCTGTCCAGCCCCCTGG gaaccccacccccacctctcccaggCCCTAACAGCCCCCCACTGCTCCCCACTGCCTGGGCCACCATGAAGCACAGGGATGATCCTGAG agATCATCCTGCCAcgggctcccccccacccccaaggtgCAT aTGGGCGCCTGCTTCTCCAAGGTCTTCAATGGCTGCCCCCTGCGGATCCACGCTGCTGTCACCTGGATTCACCCTGTCACCCGCG ACCAATTTCTGGTGGTGGGGGCCGAGGAAGGCATCTACACCCTCAACCTGCACGAACTGCACGAGGACACACTGGAGAAG CTGATCTCGCACCGCTGCACCTGGCTCTACTGCGTGAACAACGTGCTGCTGTCACTCTCAG GGAAATCCACGCACATCTGGGCGCATGACCTCCCGGGCCTGTTTGAGCAGCGACGACTACAGCAACAGGTtcccctctccatccccaccAACCGTCTCACGCAGCGCATCATCCCCAG GCGCTTTGCCCTGTCCACCAAGATCCCAGACACCAAAGGCTGCCTGCAGTGTCGTGTGG TGCGGAACCCCTACACGGGCAGCACCTTCCTGCTGGCCGCCCTGCCCGCCAGCCTGCTCCTGCTGCAGTGGTACGAGCCGCTGCAGAAGTTCCTGCTGCTGAAG AACTTCTCCAGCCCCTTGCCCAGCCCGGCGGGGATGCTGGAGCCACTGGTACTGGATGGGAAGGAGCTGCCgcaggtgtgtgtgggggctGAGGGCCCCGAGGGGCCCGGCTGCCGAGTTCTGTTCCATGTCCTGCCCCTGGAGGCCGGTCTGACGCCTGACGTCCTCATACCACCTG AGGGGCTCCCGGGCACAGCCCAGCAGGTGATCCAGGTGGACAGGGACACAGTCCTAGTCTGCTTTGACC GCTGCGTGAGGATTGTCAACCTGCTGGGTGAGCCCACGGCCACACTGGCGCCTGTGCTAACCTTTGACTTCCCCATTGAGACTGTGG TGTGCCTGCAGGACAGCGTGCTGGCCTTCTGGAGCCACGGTATGCAAGGCCGAAGCCTGGACACCAACGAG GTGACTCAGGAGATCACAGACGAGACAAGGATCTTTCGAGTGCTCGGGGCCCACAG AGATATCATCCTTGAGAGCATTCCCACGGACAACCCAGGGGCTCACAGCAACCTCTACATCCTCACGGGCCATCAGAGCAGTTACTGA
- the MEN1 gene encoding menin isoform X2, with translation MGLKAAQKTLFPLRSIDDVVRLFAAELGREEPDLVLLSLVLGFVEHFLAVNRVIPTNVPELTFQPSPAPDPPGGLTYFPVADLSIIAALYARFTAQIRGAVDLSLYPREGGVSSRELVKKVSDVIWNSLSRSYFKDRAHIQSLFSFITGTKLDSSGVAFAVVGACQALGLRDVHLALSEDHAWVVFGPNGEQTAEVTWHGKGNEDRRGQTVNAGVAERSWLYLKGSYMRCDRKMEVAFMVCAINPSIDLHTDSLELLQLQQKLLWLLYDLGHLERYPMALGNLADLEELEPTPGRPDPLTLYHKGIASAKTYYRDEHIYPYMYLAGYHCRNRNVREALQAWADTATVIQDYNYCREDEEIYKEFFEVANDVIPNLLKEAASLLEAGEERPGEQTQGAQSQSSALQDPECFAHLLRFYDGICKWEEGSPTPVLHVGWATFLVQSLGRFEGQVRQKVRIVSREAEAAEAEELWGEEAREGRRRGPRRESKPEEPPPPKKPALDKGPGSGQGATSGPPRKPPGTVPGTARGPEGGSAAPAPAPAASPPPEGPVLTFQSEKMKGMKELLVATKINSSAIKLQLTAQSQVQMKKQKVSTPSDYTLSFLKRQRKGL, from the exons ATGGGGCTAAAGGCCGCCCAGAAGACGCTATTCCCGCTGCGCTCCATCGACGACGTGGTGCGCCTGTTCGCTGCCGAGCTGGGCCGAGAGGAACCGGACCTGGTGCTCCTATCCTTGGTACTGGGCTTCGTGGAGCATTTCCTAGCTGTCAACCGCGTCATCCCCACCAATGTGCCCGAGCTCACCTTCCAGCCCAGCCCCGCGCCCGACCCTCCTGGCGGCCTTACCTACTTCCCCGTGGCCGACCTGTCCATCATCGCCGCGCTGTATGCCCGCTTCACCGCCCAGATCCGTGGCGCCGTCGACCTGTCTCTCTACCCGCGAGAGGGGGGTGTCTCCAGCCGAGAACTGGTGAAGAAGGTCTCCGATGTCATCTGGAACAGCCTCAGTCGCTCCTACTTCAAGGATCGGGCCCACATCCAGTCCCTCTTCAGCTTCATCACAG GCACTAAACTGGACAGTTCTGGTGTGGCCTTTGCCGTGGTGGGGGCCTGCCAGGCTCTGGGTCTCCGGGATGTCCACCTCGCCCTGTCTGAGGACCACGCCTGGGTAGTGTTTGGGCCCAACGGAGAACAGACAGCTGAGGTCACTTGGCACGGCAAGGGCAACGAGGATCGCAGGGGCCAGACGGTCAACGCGGGTGTGGCCGAGCGG AGCTGGCTGTACCTGAAGGGATCGTACATGCGCTGTGACCGCAAGATGGAGGTGGCATTTATGGTGTGTGCCATCAACCCTTCCATTGACCTGCACACCGACTCCCTGGAGCTGCTGCAGCTGCAGCAG AAGCTGCTCTGGCTGCTCTATGACCTGGGACATCTGGAAAG GTACCCCATGGCACTGGGGAACCTGGCAGATCTGGAGGAACTGGAACCCACCCCTGGCCGACCAGACCCACTCACCCTCTACCACAAG ggcaTTGCCTCGGCCAAGACCTACTACCGGGATGAGCACATCTACCCCTACATGTACCTGGCCGGCTACCACTGTCGCAACCGCAACGTGCGCGAAGCCCTGCAGGCCTGGGCTGACACGGCCACTGTCATCCAGGA CTACAACTACTGCCGCGAGGACGAGGAGATCTACAAGGAGTTCTTTGAAGTAGCTAATGATGTCATCCCCAACCTGCTGAAGGAGGCAGCTAGCCTGCTGGAGGCCGGCGAGGAGCGGCCAGGGGAGCAGACCCAG GGTGCCCAGAGCCAGAGTTCCGCCCTCCAGGATCCAGAGTGCTTCGCCCACCTGCTGCGATTCTATGATGGCATCTGCAAATGGGAGGAGGGCAGCCCCACGCCCGTGCTGCACGTGGGCTGGGCCACCTTCCTTGTGCAGTCCCTAGGCCGATTTGAGGGGCAG GTGCGGCAGAAGGTGCGCATAGTGAGCCGCGAGGCCGAGGCGGCCGAGGCGGAAGAGCTATGGGGCGAGGAAGCCCGGGAAGGACGGCGGCGAGGCCCGCGGCGTGAGTCCAAGCCAGAGGAGCCGCCGCCGCCTAAGAAACCGGCGCTGGACAAGGGCCCGGGCTCCGGCCAGGGCGCCACGTCAGGTCCCCCGCGGAAGCCCCCAGGGACAGTCCCAGGCACTGCCCGCGGCCCAGAAGGAGGCAGCGCGGCTCCAGCCCCTGCGCCCGCAGCGTCACCACCACCGGAGGGGCCGGTGCTCACTTTCCAGAGCGAGAAGATGAAGGGCATGAAGGAGCTGCTGGTGGCCACCAAGATCAACTCGAGCGCCATCAAGCTGCAGCTGACGGCGCAGTCGCAAGTGCAGATGAAGAAGCAGAAGGTGTCTACACCTAGCGACTACACTCTTTCCTTCCTCAAGCGCCAGCGCAAAGGCCTCTGA
- the MEN1 gene encoding menin isoform X1, producing MPRPAAMGLKAAQKTLFPLRSIDDVVRLFAAELGREEPDLVLLSLVLGFVEHFLAVNRVIPTNVPELTFQPSPAPDPPGGLTYFPVADLSIIAALYARFTAQIRGAVDLSLYPREGGVSSRELVKKVSDVIWNSLSRSYFKDRAHIQSLFSFITGTKLDSSGVAFAVVGACQALGLRDVHLALSEDHAWVVFGPNGEQTAEVTWHGKGNEDRRGQTVNAGVAERSWLYLKGSYMRCDRKMEVAFMVCAINPSIDLHTDSLELLQLQQKLLWLLYDLGHLERYPMALGNLADLEELEPTPGRPDPLTLYHKGIASAKTYYRDEHIYPYMYLAGYHCRNRNVREALQAWADTATVIQDYNYCREDEEIYKEFFEVANDVIPNLLKEAASLLEAGEERPGEQTQGAQSQSSALQDPECFAHLLRFYDGICKWEEGSPTPVLHVGWATFLVQSLGRFEGQVRQKVRIVSREAEAAEAEELWGEEAREGRRRGPRRESKPEEPPPPKKPALDKGPGSGQGATSGPPRKPPGTVPGTARGPEGGSAAPAPAPAASPPPEGPVLTFQSEKMKGMKELLVATKINSSAIKLQLTAQSQVQMKKQKVSTPSDYTLSFLKRQRKGL from the exons AT GCCGAGGCCCGCCGCCATGGGGCTAAAGGCCGCCCAGAAGACGCTATTCCCGCTGCGCTCCATCGACGACGTGGTGCGCCTGTTCGCTGCCGAGCTGGGCCGAGAGGAACCGGACCTGGTGCTCCTATCCTTGGTACTGGGCTTCGTGGAGCATTTCCTAGCTGTCAACCGCGTCATCCCCACCAATGTGCCCGAGCTCACCTTCCAGCCCAGCCCCGCGCCCGACCCTCCTGGCGGCCTTACCTACTTCCCCGTGGCCGACCTGTCCATCATCGCCGCGCTGTATGCCCGCTTCACCGCCCAGATCCGTGGCGCCGTCGACCTGTCTCTCTACCCGCGAGAGGGGGGTGTCTCCAGCCGAGAACTGGTGAAGAAGGTCTCCGATGTCATCTGGAACAGCCTCAGTCGCTCCTACTTCAAGGATCGGGCCCACATCCAGTCCCTCTTCAGCTTCATCACAG GCACTAAACTGGACAGTTCTGGTGTGGCCTTTGCCGTGGTGGGGGCCTGCCAGGCTCTGGGTCTCCGGGATGTCCACCTCGCCCTGTCTGAGGACCACGCCTGGGTAGTGTTTGGGCCCAACGGAGAACAGACAGCTGAGGTCACTTGGCACGGCAAGGGCAACGAGGATCGCAGGGGCCAGACGGTCAACGCGGGTGTGGCCGAGCGG AGCTGGCTGTACCTGAAGGGATCGTACATGCGCTGTGACCGCAAGATGGAGGTGGCATTTATGGTGTGTGCCATCAACCCTTCCATTGACCTGCACACCGACTCCCTGGAGCTGCTGCAGCTGCAGCAG AAGCTGCTCTGGCTGCTCTATGACCTGGGACATCTGGAAAG GTACCCCATGGCACTGGGGAACCTGGCAGATCTGGAGGAACTGGAACCCACCCCTGGCCGACCAGACCCACTCACCCTCTACCACAAG ggcaTTGCCTCGGCCAAGACCTACTACCGGGATGAGCACATCTACCCCTACATGTACCTGGCCGGCTACCACTGTCGCAACCGCAACGTGCGCGAAGCCCTGCAGGCCTGGGCTGACACGGCCACTGTCATCCAGGA CTACAACTACTGCCGCGAGGACGAGGAGATCTACAAGGAGTTCTTTGAAGTAGCTAATGATGTCATCCCCAACCTGCTGAAGGAGGCAGCTAGCCTGCTGGAGGCCGGCGAGGAGCGGCCAGGGGAGCAGACCCAG GGTGCCCAGAGCCAGAGTTCCGCCCTCCAGGATCCAGAGTGCTTCGCCCACCTGCTGCGATTCTATGATGGCATCTGCAAATGGGAGGAGGGCAGCCCCACGCCCGTGCTGCACGTGGGCTGGGCCACCTTCCTTGTGCAGTCCCTAGGCCGATTTGAGGGGCAG GTGCGGCAGAAGGTGCGCATAGTGAGCCGCGAGGCCGAGGCGGCCGAGGCGGAAGAGCTATGGGGCGAGGAAGCCCGGGAAGGACGGCGGCGAGGCCCGCGGCGTGAGTCCAAGCCAGAGGAGCCGCCGCCGCCTAAGAAACCGGCGCTGGACAAGGGCCCGGGCTCCGGCCAGGGCGCCACGTCAGGTCCCCCGCGGAAGCCCCCAGGGACAGTCCCAGGCACTGCCCGCGGCCCAGAAGGAGGCAGCGCGGCTCCAGCCCCTGCGCCCGCAGCGTCACCACCACCGGAGGGGCCGGTGCTCACTTTCCAGAGCGAGAAGATGAAGGGCATGAAGGAGCTGCTGGTGGCCACCAAGATCAACTCGAGCGCCATCAAGCTGCAGCTGACGGCGCAGTCGCAAGTGCAGATGAAGAAGCAGAAGGTGTCTACACCTAGCGACTACACTCTTTCCTTCCTCAAGCGCCAGCGCAAAGGCCTCTGA
- the MAP4K2 gene encoding mitogen-activated protein kinase kinase kinase kinase 2 isoform X2, translating to MALLRDVSLQDPRDRFELLQRVGAGTYGDVYKARDTVTSELAAVKIVKVDPGDDTSSLQQEITILRECRHPNVVAYIGSYLRNDRLWICMEFCGGGSLQEIYHATGPLEERQIAYVCREALKGLHHLHSQGKIHRDIKGANLLLTLQGDVKLADFGVAGELTASVAKRRSFIGTPYWMAPEVAAVERKGGYNELCDVWALGITAIELGELQPPLFHLHPMRALMLMSKSSFQPPRLRDKTRWTQNFHHFLKLALTKNPKKRPTAEKLLQHPFTTQQLPRALLTQLLDKANDPHLGTPSPEDCDLEAYDVFPDTIHSRGQHGPAERTPSEIQFHQVKFGAPRRKETDPLNEPWEEEWTLLGKEELSGSLLQSVEEALEERSLTIRPASELQELDSPDDAMGTIKRAPFLGPPPAEPPAEDPLSSPLGTPPPPLPGPNSPPLLPTAWATMKHRDDPERSSCHGLPPTPKVHMGACFSKVFNGCPLRIHAAVTWIHPVTRDQFLVVGAEEGIYTLNLHELHEDTLEKLISHRCTWLYCVNNVLLSLSGKSTHIWAHDLPGLFEQRRLQQQVPLSIPTNRLTQRIIPRRFALSTKIPDTKGCLQCRVVRNPYTGSTFLLAALPASLLLLQWYEPLQKFLLLKNFSSPLPSPAGMLEPLVLDGKELPQVCVGAEGPEGPGCRVLFHVLPLEAGLTPDVLIPPAYGSTGTSLPSAGLP from the exons ATGGCGCTGCTGCGGGACGTGTCGCTGCAGGATCCGCGGGACCGCTTCGAGCTGCTGCAGCGCGTGGGGGCCGGGACCTATGGCGACGTCTACAAG GCCCGAGACACGGTCACGTCCGAACTGGCCGCGGTCAAGATAGTCAAGGTAGACCCAG GGGACGACACCAGCTCCCTCCAGCAGGAAATCACCATCCTGCGTGAGTGCCGTCACCCCAATGTGGTGGCCTACATTGGCAGCTACCTCAG GAATGACCGCTTGTGGATCTGCATGGAGTTCTGCGGAGGGGGGTCCCTGCAGGAGATATACCACG CCACCGGGCCCCTGGAGGAACGACAGATTGCCTATGTCTGCCGGGAGGCACTGAAG GGGCTACACCACTTGCATTCTCAGGGGAAGATCCACAGAGACATCAAG GGAGCCAATCTTCTCCTCACCCTCCAGGGAGATGTCAAGCTGG CCGACTTTGGGGTGGCAGGCGAGCTGACGGCATCTGTGGCTAAGAGGAGATCTTTCATTGGGACTCCTTACTG GATGGCCCCGGAGGTGGCCGCCGTGGAACGCAAAGGAGGCTACAACGAGCTATGTGATGTCTGGGCCCTGGGCATCACCGCCATCGAGCTGGGCGAGCTGCAGCCCCCTCTTTTCCATCTGCACCCCATGAG GGCCCTGATGCTCATGTCGAAGAGTAGCTTCCAGCCGCCCAGGCTGCGAGACAAGACTCGCTG GACCCAGAACTTCCACCACTTCCTCAAGCTAGCCTTGACCAAGAACCCCAAGAAGAGGCCAACGGCAGAGAAGCTTCtgcag CACCCATTCACAACCCAGCAGCTCCCTCGGGCTCTGCTCACACAGCTGCTGGACAAAGCCAATGACCCCCACCTCGGAACCCCTTCCCCTGAGGACTGTGATCTCGAG GCTTATGACGTGTTTCCAGACACCATTCACTCCCGGGGTCAGCACGGCCCGGCCGAGAGGACCCCCTCAGAGATCCAGT TTCACCAGGTGAAATTTGGTGCCCCGCGCAGGAAGGAAACGGACCCACTGAACGAGCCG TGGGAGGAGGAGTGGACGCTGCTGGGAAAGGAGGAGCTGAGtgg GAGCCTGCTACAGTCAGTCGAGGAGGCCCTGGAGGAAAG GAGTCTGACCATCCGGCCAGCCTCAGAACTCCAG GAGCTGGACTCCCCAGACGATGCCATGGGAACCATCAAGCGGGCCCCCTTCTTGGGGCCACCCCCTGCTGAGCCTCCAGCTGAAGACCCTCTGTCCAGCCCCCTGG gaaccccacccccacctctcccaggCCCTAACAGCCCCCCACTGCTCCCCACTGCCTGGGCCACCATGAAGCACAGGGATGATCCTGAG agATCATCCTGCCAcgggctcccccccacccccaaggtgCAT aTGGGCGCCTGCTTCTCCAAGGTCTTCAATGGCTGCCCCCTGCGGATCCACGCTGCTGTCACCTGGATTCACCCTGTCACCCGCG ACCAATTTCTGGTGGTGGGGGCCGAGGAAGGCATCTACACCCTCAACCTGCACGAACTGCACGAGGACACACTGGAGAAG CTGATCTCGCACCGCTGCACCTGGCTCTACTGCGTGAACAACGTGCTGCTGTCACTCTCAG GGAAATCCACGCACATCTGGGCGCATGACCTCCCGGGCCTGTTTGAGCAGCGACGACTACAGCAACAGGTtcccctctccatccccaccAACCGTCTCACGCAGCGCATCATCCCCAG GCGCTTTGCCCTGTCCACCAAGATCCCAGACACCAAAGGCTGCCTGCAGTGTCGTGTGG TGCGGAACCCCTACACGGGCAGCACCTTCCTGCTGGCCGCCCTGCCCGCCAGCCTGCTCCTGCTGCAGTGGTACGAGCCGCTGCAGAAGTTCCTGCTGCTGAAG AACTTCTCCAGCCCCTTGCCCAGCCCGGCGGGGATGCTGGAGCCACTGGTACTGGATGGGAAGGAGCTGCCgcaggtgtgtgtgggggctGAGGGCCCCGAGGGGCCCGGCTGCCGAGTTCTGTTCCATGTCCTGCCCCTGGAGGCCGGTCTGACGCCTGACGTCCTCATACCACCTG CGTATGGCTCCACGGGGACCAGCCTCCCTTCAGCTGGGCTTCCGTAA